The Archocentrus centrarchus isolate MPI-CPG fArcCen1 chromosome 7, fArcCen1, whole genome shotgun sequence genome window below encodes:
- the her3 gene encoding hairy-related 3, whose protein sequence is MVATKDCVEKAKPTAGNKVSKPLMEKKRRARINQCLDQLKSLLESYYSSSIRKRKLEKADILELTVKHLKNLQKIQSCAASSFDVSDYQTGFRSCLANVNQYLLMTDNLNGSDRWMLSQLSSKLCRSRRRGEISRTMDSGLEHPETQHEAQKVLPSVSGTEEKKTTRSETLKVHSASTSPFPPTEESRRLPETKQAVFSAAPTQNTNKKSFIHINEGASTQNSVWRPW, encoded by the exons ATGGTGGCGACGAAAGACTGCGTGGAGAAAGCCAAACCCACTGCTGGAAACAAG GTATCCAAACCACTCATGGAAAAAAAGCGAAGAGCTCGCATAAACCAGTGTTTAGACCAGTTAAAATCTCTTCTGGAGAGCTACTATAGCAGCAGT ATTCGAAAGCGCAAACTGGAAAAGGCCGACATCTTGGAGCTTACTGTGAAACATCTAAAGAACCTCCAAAAAATCCAAAGCT GCGCTGCATCTTCTTTCGATGTTTCCGACTACCAAACTGGCTTCCGCAGTTGCCTAGCCAACGTCAACCAGTATTTGCTGATGACCGATAACCTAAACGGGAGCGACCGCTGGATGTTATCGCAGCTTTCCAGTAAACTCTGTCGCTCTCGTAGAAGAGGGGAAATCTCCAGGACCATGGACAGCGGCCTGGAGCACCCTGAGACTCAGCATGAGGCGCAGAAAGTTCTTCCATCGGTATCTGgaactgaggagaaaaaaacgACCAGATCTGAAACGCTGAAGGTCCACAGTGCAAGCACGTCTCCCTTTCCACCGACAGAAGAATCGCGCCGCTTACCTGAAACCAAGCAGGCTGTTTTTTCTGCGGCGCCCACACAAAATACTAATAAAAAATCCTTCATTCACATAAATGAAGGTGCAAGCACTCAGAACAGTGTATGGCGACCTTGGTAG